The bacterium genome has a window encoding:
- a CDS encoding efflux RND transporter periplasmic adaptor subunit, which yields MNSQPATHPRRRAGVLLLVIVALAAAGLGATGAWLAARRVPAPTTAASGQRWLCPMHPNIVRDHPDNCPACGMKLVPVKEESPAGEATAAAAEPEPAGLTEVDIDLARQQLIGLTTAAVDSGPIGGAWRTVGRVAVDERRVRAVNLKVGGFVERVFVDFTGQSVAKGDPLFALYSPELLAAQEEFLVALRGRQGLAAAGADTAALRSAERLLAAARRRLELWDVPAAAIDRLAATGRAERALTFVSPVAGVVTRKAIVEGATLAAGSEPYAITDLSAVWVLADAYASELGRVRPGLAATFTSAALPGREFAGRVSFVEPLLDAATRTLKLRLELPNPGGALRPELFGEVALAAAPRRVLRLPTDALLDAGGGEWVVFVARGEGRFAPRRVRVGERDADHAELLGGLAAGELVVTAANYLVDSESRLRAALAALTPAGGAAPHAE from the coding sequence ATGAACTCGCAGCCCGCGACCCACCCGCGCCGCCGCGCCGGCGTCCTCCTGCTCGTGATCGTCGCGCTGGCCGCCGCTGGCCTCGGCGCCACGGGCGCCTGGCTCGCCGCGCGCCGCGTGCCGGCTCCGACCACTGCCGCGTCCGGCCAGCGCTGGCTCTGTCCGATGCACCCCAACATCGTGCGGGATCACCCCGACAACTGCCCGGCCTGCGGCATGAAGCTGGTGCCGGTGAAGGAGGAAAGCCCTGCGGGGGAGGCGACCGCTGCGGCGGCTGAGCCGGAGCCCGCCGGCCTCACCGAGGTCGACATCGACCTCGCGCGCCAGCAGCTGATCGGCCTGACGACCGCGGCCGTGGACAGCGGCCCCATCGGCGGCGCCTGGCGCACCGTCGGCCGCGTGGCCGTCGACGAGCGGCGCGTGCGCGCCGTGAACCTCAAGGTGGGCGGCTTCGTCGAGCGCGTCTTCGTGGATTTCACGGGCCAGTCGGTCGCCAAGGGCGACCCGCTCTTCGCGCTCTACAGCCCCGAGCTGCTCGCGGCGCAGGAGGAGTTCCTCGTCGCGCTGCGCGGTCGGCAGGGGCTGGCCGCGGCGGGCGCCGACACAGCGGCGCTCAGGAGCGCCGAGCGCCTGCTCGCGGCCGCGCGCCGGCGCCTGGAGCTCTGGGACGTGCCGGCCGCCGCGATCGATCGCCTCGCGGCGACGGGCCGCGCGGAGCGGGCGCTCACCTTCGTCTCGCCCGTCGCGGGCGTGGTGACGCGCAAGGCGATCGTCGAAGGGGCGACCCTGGCGGCGGGCAGCGAGCCCTATGCGATCACGGACCTCAGCGCGGTCTGGGTGCTGGCCGACGCCTACGCGAGCGAGCTGGGCCGCGTCCGACCCGGCCTGGCGGCGACCTTCACGAGCGCCGCGCTGCCGGGGCGCGAGTTCGCCGGCCGGGTGAGCTTCGTCGAGCCCCTGCTCGACGCGGCGACGCGCACGCTGAAGCTGCGCCTGGAGCTGCCGAACCCGGGCGGCGCGCTGCGCCCGGAGCTGTTCGGCGAGGTGGCCCTCGCCGCCGCGCCGCGGCGCGTGCTGCGCCTGCCGACGGACGCGCTGCTGGACGCCGGCGGCGGCGAGTGGGTGGTCTTCGTGGCCCGGGGCGAGGGCCGCTTCGCGCCGCGCCGCGTGCGGGTCGGCGAGCGGGACGCGGATCACGCCGAGTTGCTCGGCGGCCTCGCCGCGGGCGAACTGGTGGTGACCGCGGCCAACTACCTCGTCGACTCCGAGTCGCGCCTGCGCGCCGCGCTGGCCGCGCTGACGCCGGCCGGCGGCGCGGCGCCCCACGCCGAG